A genomic segment from Pseudomonas sessilinigenes encodes:
- a CDS encoding efflux RND transporter periplasmic adaptor subunit — MASSTAEHCAQRKGARNHSRIQQMNPTNPTPEQRREQRLQRLAQHKPKLLIMALLTLVVAVLALWLPGTQLPGGNNNQVAPAMKVSSVVAQPGSVGQNLFISGSVVPREEIAIGTALQEQRVAAVLVEEGDQVIAGQTLAQLETSTLDARVQQAEAALRRSTALIRQHQALHAEARASLGRLDQLGSVGAASAQQVDQQRAQSRSAEANLAAAQAEREQAQAELADARAQRQKAVVRAPVAGVISERHARIGAMSGSEPLFRLIRDNQLELDGEVTQNGLGLLEVGTQVQVQAAGVATPVAGTVRLLAPKVDPTSRRARVRIALAAEPGLRAGSFASASLERPQQATSLVLPQRALTFVSDEQASVMVLEPDGTAKLRQVRVGRRDGIQVEVLAGLAEGERVVAQASAFVRDGDIVNPDDEPSRATP, encoded by the coding sequence ATGGCCAGCTCCACGGCAGAGCATTGCGCCCAGCGCAAGGGCGCGCGTAATCATTCGAGAATCCAGCAGATGAACCCGACGAATCCCACCCCCGAGCAACGGCGCGAGCAGCGGCTCCAACGCCTGGCCCAGCACAAGCCCAAGCTCCTGATCATGGCGCTGCTGACCCTGGTGGTCGCCGTGCTGGCGCTGTGGCTGCCAGGAACCCAACTGCCCGGTGGCAATAACAACCAGGTAGCGCCGGCCATGAAGGTCAGCAGCGTCGTGGCCCAGCCGGGCAGTGTCGGGCAGAACCTGTTCATCAGCGGCAGTGTGGTCCCCCGGGAAGAAATCGCCATTGGCACCGCGTTGCAAGAACAGCGCGTCGCGGCTGTCTTGGTGGAAGAGGGAGACCAGGTGATAGCGGGCCAGACCCTGGCGCAGTTGGAAACCAGCACTCTGGACGCCCGGGTACAACAGGCCGAGGCTGCGCTGCGTCGCAGCACTGCTCTGATCCGCCAGCACCAGGCGCTGCATGCCGAGGCCCGGGCCAGCCTTGGCCGCCTCGATCAACTGGGCAGCGTTGGTGCTGCCAGTGCCCAGCAGGTGGATCAGCAGCGGGCCCAGTCGCGGTCTGCCGAGGCTAACCTGGCGGCAGCCCAGGCCGAGCGTGAACAGGCGCAGGCCGAGCTGGCGGATGCCCGGGCCCAGCGGCAGAAAGCCGTGGTGCGGGCACCGGTGGCGGGGGTGATCTCCGAGCGCCATGCCCGTATCGGAGCCATGAGCGGCAGCGAGCCACTATTTCGCTTGATCCGCGACAACCAGCTGGAGCTGGACGGCGAAGTGACGCAGAACGGCCTGGGCCTGCTTGAAGTCGGCACCCAGGTACAGGTCCAGGCAGCGGGGGTGGCGACGCCAGTGGCCGGCACTGTGCGCCTGTTGGCCCCGAAGGTCGACCCTACGAGCCGGCGAGCCCGGGTACGCATTGCCCTGGCCGCCGAGCCCGGCCTGCGTGCCGGCAGCTTCGCCAGCGCCAGCCTGGAGAGACCGCAACAGGCCACGAGCCTGGTGCTGCCACAGCGGGCCCTGACTTTCGTCAGCGACGAACAGGCCTCGGTCATGGTGCTGGAGCCGGACGGTACGGCCAAGTTGCGCCAGGTTCGTGTCGGTCGGCGTGATGGTATCCAGGTCGAGGTACTCGCTGGCCTCGCCGAGGGTGAGCGGGTCGTGGCCCAGGCCTCGGCGTTCGTTCGCGATGGCGATATCGTCAACCCGGATGACGAGCCGTCGAGGGCGACGCCATGA
- a CDS encoding TetR/AcrR family transcriptional regulator, giving the protein MRTADPYKAQHRRRQILGAAVECFARHGFHATSTAQICAAAGMSPGNLFHYFPSKAAIIAAIAEQEQDNMLRLFERWSAAEDALGAIEELALAMMALSSDPLQARISIEVAAEATRNPQVGALFAANEAQVKAGLAVLLERGMAAGQVDPQLDPGKAAVWLVALTEGAIARVVLEPGFKAREHQPMLRQIIRRFLRPQPLEPG; this is encoded by the coding sequence ATGAGAACGGCAGACCCCTACAAGGCACAGCATCGGCGTCGCCAGATCCTTGGCGCCGCGGTGGAATGTTTCGCCCGCCACGGTTTCCACGCCACCAGCACCGCACAGATCTGCGCCGCTGCCGGGATGAGCCCGGGCAACCTGTTTCATTACTTTCCCAGCAAGGCAGCGATCATCGCGGCCATTGCCGAGCAGGAGCAGGACAACATGCTCCGCTTGTTCGAGCGCTGGTCCGCTGCCGAGGACGCGCTGGGGGCCATCGAGGAACTCGCCCTGGCCATGATGGCGCTTTCCAGCGACCCGCTGCAGGCCCGCATCAGCATCGAGGTCGCTGCTGAGGCCACGCGTAATCCGCAGGTGGGGGCACTGTTCGCGGCCAATGAAGCCCAGGTCAAGGCGGGTCTGGCGGTGTTGCTCGAACGCGGCATGGCCGCCGGCCAGGTCGACCCGCAGCTCGACCCGGGCAAGGCCGCGGTATGGCTGGTGGCGCTCACCGAGGGCGCCATCGCCAGGGTAGTGCTGGAGCCCGGGTTCAAGGCCCGGGAGCACCAACCCATGCTGCGCCAGATCATTCGGCGCTTTCTGCGCCCCCAACCCCTGGAGCCTGGTTGA
- a CDS encoding efflux RND transporter permease subunit, producing the protein MSLQLSSWAIRRPIPTLVMFLVLTVAGWFSFVQLPINANPRVEFPVITVVISQVGAAPTELEHSVTLRVERAVSGLAGIRHITSTVGDGISLTTVEFQLGVDPGRAANDIRDAIALIRADLPQTIEEPMITRVDVEGGAILNYAVQGRDRQLADLSWFVDDVLSRELLAVPGVQKVQRQGGVEREVRVELQAERLQALGVTADQVNAQLVQSNINVPGGRASVASSEQSIRTLGSAPTVHALANTPIALSDGRWARLEDLAKVYDGASEARSRARLDGREVVGVAVFRAKGSSDTRVAAGVEATIQRLQQQNPDLQILQVSSTVDYTLASYDAAVMTLVEGALLTVLVVFVFLRSWRATLVAAIALPLSILPTFVAMIAFGYSLNSITLLALTLVIGILVDDAIVEIENIERHLDQGKRPYQAAIDASDAIGFAVVAITATIVAVFLPVSFIGGFVGQYFAPFGITVSAAVLASLLVARLVTPLLAAYLLAPKACASGGHDPAPVSPRGILAHYLNLLEWALGHRRRSLGIAGLFLCGSFALVPLLPSGFMPVNDTSLTRIDVFLPPGTPLAQTDEVFTRMAEQLRQRPEVLSVFATAGGEDPSGTTDVATGQLLVRLVPASERELSQKAFEQSLRPLLNGFADLRYSFRGEAAARDVSIILVGADGQVLSQAAHALQRQMRGIQGLANVQVNEPLARPELLIQPRADEAARAGVSAQAIGSVARIATVGEINSSSARFNFPDRQVPIRVLLPQIKQGDLDALNNLGVGTNSGTVVPLSAVADIGYGSGPARIERFSRLRRISVDADLSGLTLGTALEAVEQLPALQDLPQGVTRMEYGDGEYMTEMFDKFAVAMGFGIMMVFAVLVLLFRDFLQPLTILTALPLSVGGAIGGLLLYGAAIDMPVVIGLLMLMGIVTKNSILLVEFTIEKRRAGVSRHQALMQSGAERARPIIMTTLAMVAGMLPAVFSTGADAGFRAPMAVAVIGGLVTSTLLSLVLVPVVFSYLDDLNQWLAPRLARLTSVTAQDRAEGRL; encoded by the coding sequence ATGAGCCTGCAACTGTCCTCTTGGGCGATCCGCCGGCCGATCCCCACCCTGGTGATGTTCCTGGTGTTGACGGTCGCTGGCTGGTTCTCTTTCGTGCAGTTGCCGATCAATGCCAATCCCAGGGTGGAGTTCCCGGTGATCACCGTAGTGATTTCCCAGGTCGGGGCGGCGCCCACCGAACTTGAGCATTCGGTGACCCTGCGGGTCGAGCGCGCGGTATCGGGCCTGGCCGGGATCCGCCATATCACCTCCACCGTGGGCGACGGTATTTCCCTGACCACCGTGGAGTTCCAGCTAGGGGTCGACCCGGGACGCGCGGCCAACGATATCCGCGACGCCATCGCGCTGATCCGCGCCGACCTGCCACAGACCATCGAGGAGCCGATGATCACCCGTGTCGATGTCGAGGGCGGGGCGATCCTCAACTATGCGGTGCAGGGGCGCGACCGCCAGCTGGCTGACTTGTCCTGGTTCGTCGACGATGTACTGAGCCGTGAGTTGCTGGCGGTGCCGGGGGTACAGAAGGTCCAGCGCCAGGGTGGCGTCGAGCGCGAGGTCAGGGTCGAGTTGCAGGCCGAGCGCCTGCAAGCCCTGGGCGTGACCGCCGACCAGGTCAATGCGCAACTGGTGCAGAGCAATATCAACGTGCCTGGTGGGCGGGCCAGCGTGGCCAGCAGCGAGCAATCCATCCGCACCCTGGGCAGTGCACCGACCGTGCACGCCCTGGCCAATACACCCATTGCCTTGTCCGATGGACGCTGGGCACGCCTGGAGGACCTGGCCAAGGTCTACGACGGTGCCAGCGAGGCCCGCTCCAGGGCCCGGCTCGACGGTCGGGAGGTGGTGGGGGTCGCAGTGTTTCGCGCCAAAGGCTCCAGCGACACCCGGGTCGCCGCCGGGGTAGAGGCCACGATCCAGCGCCTGCAGCAGCAAAACCCCGACCTGCAGATCCTCCAGGTCTCGTCCACCGTTGACTACACCCTGGCCAGCTATGACGCTGCCGTCATGACCCTGGTAGAAGGCGCGTTGTTGACCGTGCTGGTGGTGTTCGTCTTCCTCAGGAGCTGGCGTGCCACCCTGGTGGCTGCCATTGCCTTGCCGCTCTCGATCCTGCCGACCTTCGTGGCGATGATCGCCTTCGGCTATTCCCTCAACAGCATCACTTTGTTGGCGTTGACCCTGGTGATCGGCATCCTGGTGGACGACGCCATCGTCGAGATCGAGAACATCGAGCGTCATCTGGACCAGGGCAAGCGTCCCTACCAGGCGGCAATCGATGCCAGCGACGCCATCGGCTTTGCCGTGGTGGCGATCACGGCGACCATCGTTGCGGTGTTCCTGCCGGTGAGCTTCATCGGTGGTTTCGTCGGCCAGTACTTCGCTCCGTTCGGCATCACCGTATCGGCGGCGGTGCTGGCTTCGTTGCTGGTGGCGCGACTGGTCACGCCCTTGCTGGCGGCCTATCTGTTGGCACCCAAGGCCTGCGCCAGTGGAGGACACGACCCGGCGCCAGTCTCGCCGCGAGGAATCCTGGCGCACTACCTGAACCTGCTGGAATGGGCCCTGGGCCATCGACGCCGAAGCCTGGGTATCGCCGGCTTGTTCCTGTGTGGCTCGTTCGCCCTGGTGCCGCTGCTGCCTTCGGGCTTCATGCCGGTCAACGACACCAGCCTGACGCGTATCGATGTGTTCCTGCCGCCGGGCACGCCCCTGGCCCAGACCGACGAGGTTTTCACCCGCATGGCCGAGCAACTGCGCCAGCGGCCCGAGGTGCTCTCGGTGTTCGCCACCGCCGGCGGTGAAGACCCGTCCGGCACCACCGACGTGGCGACCGGGCAACTGCTGGTCCGGCTGGTGCCGGCCAGCGAGCGCGAACTCAGCCAGAAAGCCTTCGAGCAGTCCCTGCGCCCGTTGCTCAACGGTTTTGCCGACCTGCGCTATTCCTTTCGTGGCGAGGCCGCGGCACGGGATGTCTCGATCATCCTGGTGGGGGCCGATGGCCAGGTCCTGAGCCAGGCCGCCCATGCCTTGCAACGGCAGATGCGCGGTATCCAGGGGCTGGCCAACGTCCAGGTCAACGAGCCGCTGGCACGTCCGGAACTGCTGATCCAGCCCCGGGCGGACGAGGCGGCGAGGGCCGGGGTCAGTGCCCAGGCCATCGGCAGCGTGGCTCGGATCGCCACCGTGGGGGAGATCAACTCCAGCTCGGCGCGTTTCAACTTTCCCGATCGCCAGGTGCCGATCCGGGTACTGCTGCCGCAGATCAAGCAGGGTGATCTCGATGCCCTGAACAACCTTGGCGTGGGCACCAACAGCGGCACCGTGGTGCCGCTGAGCGCCGTGGCCGATATCGGTTATGGCAGCGGGCCGGCGCGGATCGAGCGTTTCTCGCGGCTGCGCAGGATCTCGGTGGATGCCGATCTGTCCGGGCTGACCCTGGGGACTGCACTGGAGGCCGTGGAGCAGCTACCGGCCCTGCAAGACCTGCCCCAGGGCGTGACTCGCATGGAGTACGGCGATGGCGAGTACATGACCGAGATGTTCGACAAGTTCGCCGTGGCCATGGGCTTCGGCATCATGATGGTGTTCGCGGTGCTGGTGCTGCTGTTTCGCGATTTCCTGCAGCCACTGACCATTCTCACTGCGCTGCCACTGTCGGTGGGCGGAGCCATCGGCGGGCTGTTGCTGTATGGCGCCGCCATCGACATGCCAGTGGTCATCGGCCTGTTGATGTTGATGGGCATCGTCACCAAGAACTCGATCCTGCTGGTGGAGTTCACCATCGAGAAGCGCCGTGCCGGCGTGTCCCGGCACCAGGCCCTGATGCAGTCGGGAGCCGAACGGGCGCGGCCGATCATCATGACCACCCTGGCCATGGTCGCCGGCATGCTCCCGGCGGTGTTCAGCACCGGGGCCGATGCCGGTTTCCGCGCCCCCATGGCGGTGGCGGTGATCGGCGGCCTGGTGACCTCGACCCTGCTCAGCCTGGTGCTGGTGCCGGTGGTGTTCAGCTACCTGGACGACTTGAACCAGTGGCTGGCGCCGCGCCTGGCCCGGCTGACCTCGGTGACGGCGCAGGACCGCGCCGAAGGGCGCCTGTGA
- a CDS encoding MFS transporter, with product MNDLNHATPAPANDTQVRRRSLLAGCSAHAVHDGLTDVIYVLLPLWQAQFALSYGQIGLLRGVYSAMMAGFQLLASRAARRWGRERLLVGGTALAGLAYLLAGQATGLAVLLLALALGGLGASTQHPLASSMITDTHEAGGGVKEALAQYNFAGDIGKTLVPGLVGLLLAVASWRASVTLVGLLGLGCAVLLWWLMPSRDSTLAMQGKAPKAANGHGSLSGLWALIITGTLDSAVRMGFLTFLPFLLKAKGAGSVGIGLALTLLFIGGAFGKLFCGYLGARIGMMKTVWITESSTACLIVLAVFLPYGGLMLMLPLLGLVLNGTSSVLYGAVPDLAAAGKREQAFSLFYTGTIGGGALAPVLAGLLSDASSVMVAIMVLAALLLLTLPLSWYVQRGLHVEGG from the coding sequence ATGAACGATCTGAACCACGCCACCCCGGCCCCCGCCAACGACACCCAGGTACGTCGCCGCTCCCTGCTGGCCGGATGCAGCGCCCATGCCGTGCATGACGGGCTCACCGATGTGATCTACGTATTGCTACCGCTCTGGCAGGCGCAATTTGCCTTGAGCTATGGGCAGATCGGCCTGTTGCGTGGGGTCTACTCCGCCATGATGGCCGGCTTCCAGTTGCTGGCCAGTCGGGCGGCCCGGCGCTGGGGGCGCGAGCGACTGCTGGTGGGCGGTACCGCACTGGCCGGGCTGGCCTACCTGCTGGCGGGGCAGGCCACCGGGCTTGCGGTATTGCTCCTGGCCCTGGCGCTCGGAGGCCTGGGCGCCAGCACCCAGCACCCCCTGGCCTCATCGATGATCACCGATACCCATGAAGCCGGTGGCGGGGTCAAGGAAGCCCTGGCCCAATACAACTTCGCCGGAGACATCGGCAAGACCCTGGTTCCCGGGTTGGTGGGGCTGCTGCTGGCCGTGGCCAGTTGGCGGGCCAGCGTCACCCTGGTCGGCTTGCTGGGGCTGGGTTGCGCAGTGCTGCTGTGGTGGCTGATGCCATCCAGGGACAGTACCTTGGCCATGCAGGGCAAGGCCCCGAAGGCCGCCAACGGCCATGGCTCGCTCAGTGGGTTATGGGCGCTGATCATCACCGGCACGCTGGACAGTGCCGTGCGCATGGGCTTCCTGACCTTCCTGCCGTTCCTGCTCAAGGCCAAGGGCGCGGGTAGCGTCGGGATCGGCCTGGCCCTGACCCTGCTGTTCATCGGCGGCGCGTTCGGCAAGCTGTTCTGCGGTTATCTCGGGGCCCGCATCGGCATGATGAAGACCGTCTGGATCACCGAATCCAGCACGGCCTGCCTGATCGTGCTGGCGGTGTTCCTGCCCTATGGCGGCCTGATGCTGATGTTGCCGCTGCTGGGCCTGGTGCTCAACGGCACCTCATCGGTGCTCTATGGCGCAGTGCCGGACCTGGCGGCTGCCGGCAAGCGCGAACAGGCGTTCTCGCTGTTCTACACCGGCACCATCGGCGGCGGGGCGCTGGCCCCGGTTCTGGCAGGCCTGCTCAGCGATGCCAGCAGCGTGATGGTAGCGATCATGGTACTGGCGGCGCTCCTGCTGTTGACGCTGCCACTGTCGTGGTACGTGCAACGTGGGTTGCACGTCGAGGGCGGCTGA
- a CDS encoding GNAT family N-acetyltransferase has product MTWFSATVQDYWQSQFCCPEGLQGNGGFSVRLNPELEDESRLMLLQTPGGSQAALTPAMAQIMGLPEAPVATEAEFLARVARAGITFNGADHVFYFPRQCQAELLGDDALGDTRALSASDEQAFTGFQSSASEEDLDNAYVELDHWAVFGAFDEGRLVAAASLYPWDESRLADLGVLTLEPFRGRGHARRLVRAICRHALEQGQEPQYRCQTDNLASVALARAAGLALFGQWWAVSADCEV; this is encoded by the coding sequence ATGACCTGGTTTTCAGCGACTGTTCAAGACTACTGGCAATCACAGTTCTGCTGCCCGGAAGGCTTGCAGGGCAACGGCGGTTTCAGTGTGCGACTCAATCCCGAACTGGAGGACGAGTCACGCCTGATGCTGCTCCAGACCCCCGGCGGCAGCCAGGCGGCACTGACCCCGGCCATGGCGCAGATCATGGGGTTGCCCGAGGCCCCGGTAGCCACCGAGGCCGAGTTTCTGGCCCGGGTGGCGCGGGCCGGCATCACCTTCAATGGCGCCGACCATGTGTTCTATTTCCCTCGCCAGTGCCAGGCCGAGTTGCTTGGCGACGATGCCCTGGGCGATACCCGGGCGCTATCGGCCAGCGATGAGCAGGCCTTCACTGGCTTCCAGTCCAGTGCCAGCGAAGAGGACCTGGACAATGCCTACGTCGAGCTGGACCACTGGGCGGTATTCGGGGCGTTCGACGAAGGACGGTTGGTGGCGGCGGCCAGCCTGTATCCCTGGGACGAGTCGAGGCTGGCCGATCTCGGGGTCCTGACCCTGGAGCCGTTTCGCGGCCGTGGCCATGCGCGCAGGCTGGTGCGGGCCATCTGCCGACATGCCCTGGAGCAGGGCCAGGAGCCGCAGTACCGCTGCCAGACCGACAACCTGGCCTCGGTGGCGCTGGCCCGGGCTGCCGGGCTGGCGCTGTTCGGCCAGTGGTGGGCGGTTTCTGCGGACTGCGAGGTCTGA
- a CDS encoding helix-turn-helix transcriptional regulator, with translation MSLSSNLANMQTPHFYLELGQLISSTGHGQFAANMLELVNKLVSVSQLLLSEWTLDENLGCSREIALLGRAGLQEELPLPEPPRRHDPLLHKMLEMDDSLLIQINIQPHDRQSRNLPHQCHLVSRKANRRCVIAFYRESAQGAFSLAELSFLKSLSTTLLPLLERHAQQYRQQALKSLRNWSTRPVANQDQSPLQREFDERLSLGDITLSAREKEVCLGLLTGGTVPEMAQRLSVKNSSIETYLKRAAAKLGVSGRHGLAKWMVGA, from the coding sequence ATGAGTCTGAGCAGCAACCTCGCGAACATGCAAACCCCACACTTCTACCTGGAACTGGGACAGTTGATCTCCAGCACCGGCCATGGGCAGTTCGCCGCCAACATGCTCGAACTGGTGAACAAGCTGGTCTCGGTGAGCCAACTGTTGCTCAGCGAGTGGACCCTCGACGAAAACCTGGGCTGCTCCCGGGAGATCGCCCTGCTGGGGCGCGCCGGCTTGCAGGAAGAGCTGCCACTGCCCGAGCCACCGCGACGCCATGACCCGCTGCTGCACAAGATGCTGGAAATGGACGATTCGCTGCTGATCCAGATCAACATCCAGCCCCATGACCGGCAATCGCGCAATCTCCCCCACCAGTGCCACCTGGTCTCGCGCAAGGCCAACCGCCGCTGTGTCATCGCCTTCTATCGCGAGTCGGCCCAGGGCGCCTTTTCCCTGGCCGAGCTGTCGTTTCTCAAGAGCCTGTCCACAACCCTGCTGCCACTGCTGGAGCGCCATGCCCAACAGTATCGGCAACAAGCCCTGAAGAGCCTGCGCAACTGGAGCACGCGGCCGGTGGCCAATCAGGACCAGTCCCCGTTGCAGCGGGAGTTCGACGAGCGCCTGTCGCTGGGCGACATCACACTCTCGGCCCGGGAAAAGGAAGTCTGCCTGGGGTTGCTGACCGGCGGCACGGTGCCGGAGATGGCCCAGCGCCTGAGCGTCAAGAACAGCTCGATCGAGACCTACCTCAAGCGTGCCGCCGCCAAGCTGGGGGTCAGTGGCCGCCACGGCCTGGCCAAGTGGATGGTCGGCGCCTGA